In Aspergillus fumigatus Af293 chromosome 2, whole genome shotgun sequence, a genomic segment contains:
- a CDS encoding sugar porter family MFS transporter, which produces MANQDTALAKDVTPGGRVGFSHHEEDIMIDREPYGPPGLRGLISNPFVFLCAACSTLGGLVFGYDQGVVSVILVMDQFLERFPEVAPNAAGAGFWKGLMTAMIELGALLGALNQGWIADKISRRYSIVVAVIIFTIGSILQTAAVDYAMLTVARFIGGVGIGMLSMVAPLYISEISPAECRGTLLVLEEFCIVLGIVIAYWITYGTRFMAGEWSWRLPFLLQMIPGFVLAGGVLALPFSPRWLAAKGRNEEALQSLSKLRRLPPSDKRIRQEYLDIQAEVRFHQELNAEKHPTLQGGGTRQSFLLEMASWADCFKKGCWRRTHVGMGLMFFQQFVGINALIYYSPTLFETMGLDYDMQLLMSGVLNVTQLVGVMTSVWTMDSLGRRVLLLWGAFFMTVSHVIIAVLVGLFSNNWPAHRPQGWVSVAFLLFYMLSFGASWGPVPWALPSEVFPSSLRAKGVALSTCSNWLNNFIIGLITPPLVENTGYGAYVFFAVFCLLALVWTFFFIPETKGRTLEQMDHVFKDNSSEAEKARRHAIEAELLRAEYEYQNAYANAAP; this is translated from the exons ATGGCAAACCAAGACACTGCCCTTGCCAAGGATGTCACCCCAGGTGGCCGAGTAGGATTCAGccatcatgaagaggacATTATGATTGACCGAGAGCCCTATGGGCCTCCCGGTCTTCGTGGTCTAATCTCGAACCCCTTTGTCTTTCTCTGTGCCGCATGTTCGACGCTCGGTGGCCTGGTCTTTGGCTACGATCAGGGGGTGGTGTCGGTCATTCTGGTGATGGACCAATTCCTGGAACGCTTTCCAGAGGTAGCTCCTAATGCAGCTGGTGCTGGTTTCTGGAAAGGTCTCATGACGGCCATGATTGAACTGGGGGCTCTACTTGGTGCGCTCAACCAGGGATGGATCGCAGACAAGATCTCTCGACGGTACTCCATCGTTGTtgccgtcatcatcttcacgATTGGGTCTATACTGCAGACTGCCGCTGTCGACTATGCCATGTTGACGGTGGCTCGCTTTATTGGAGGGGTGGGGATCGGTATGCTGTCGATGGTTGCTCCGTTGTACATTTCCGAGATCA GTCCTGCGGAGTGCCGTGGTACGTTACTGGTGCTGGAAGAGTTTTGTATTGTCCTTGGAATCGTCATCGCATACTGGATCACATATGGCACTCGATTCATGGCAGGCGAATGGTCCTGGCGGCTCCCTTTCCTCCTGCAGATGATTCCCGGATTTGTCCTCGCTGGCGGTGTCCTTGCCTTGCCGTTCTCCCCTAGATGGCTCGCAGCCAAGGGACGCAACGAAGAAGCCCTCCAGAGCCTGTCCAAGCTGCGTCGGCTGCCTCCATCCGACAAGCGGATCCGTCAGGAGTACCTCGACATACAAGCCGAGGTTCGCTTCCACCAGGAATTGAACGCAGAAAAGCATCCTACTCTCCAAGGAGGGGGGACTCGGCAATCCTTCCTGCTGGAAATGGCCTCCTGGGCAGACTGCTTCAAGAAAGGATGCTGGCGACGAACTCACGTGGGCATGGGCCTCATGTTCTTCCAGCAG TTCGTCGGCATCAACGCCCTCATCTACTACTCCCCCACCCTCTTCGAGACCATGGGCCTAGACTACGACATGCAACTCCTCATGTCCGGTGTCCTCAACGTAACCCAGCTGGTCGGCGTCATGACCAGTGTCTGGACAATGGACAGCCTCGGCCGccgcgtcctcctcctctgggGTGCATTCTTCATGACCGTCTCCCacgtcatcatcgccgtTCTCGTTGGCCTCTTCTCCAATAACTGGCCCGCGCACCGCCCTCAAGGCTGGGTCAGcgtcgccttcctcctcttctacATGCTCAGCTTTGGTGCTTCTTGGGGTCCTGTCCCCTGGGCTCTTCCTTCGG AggtctttccttcctccctccGCGCCAAGGGTGTCGCCCTCTCCACCTGCTCAAACTGGCTAAACAACTTTATCATC GGCCTCATCACCCCGCCTCTGGTCGAAAACACCGGTTACGGCGCGTATgtcttcttcgccgtctTCTGTCTCCTCGCACTTGTCtggaccttcttcttcatccccGAGACCAAGGGCCGTACACTCGAGCAGATGGACCACGTCTTCAAGGATAACTCCAGCGAAGCAGAGAAGGCGCGCCGACACGCTATCGAGGCAGAGCTGTTGCGTGCGGAGTATGAGTATCAGAATGCGTATGCGAATGCTGCGCCTTGA
- a CDS encoding V-type ATPase assembly factor PKR1, producing the protein MGSFVEDLWSSIFTPGPTPSLLIATNVTFAALQVLLLALLLATYSIHFVVLSILSAALWWSINWFAQELSQIQAQEAPKELHEDKERRGGSTKPPGSLESSDSDTETEVAKEKSKVTAATGVFTSAAPTAAASTSATLQPPTEPHARKRLSVSGESSGYHSTDSEWEKVDDNNGP; encoded by the coding sequence ATGGGATCATTTGTGGAGGACCTCTGGTCGAGCATCTTTACCCCCGGTCCCACCCCGTCACTCCTGATCGCAACCAATGTCACCTTCGCTGCGCTGCAAGTCCTCCTGCTCGCGCTCCTCCTAGCCACATACAGCATCCACTTCGTCGtgctctccatcctctccgcgGCGCTCTGGTGGTCGATCAACTGGTTTGCTCAGGAGTTGAGCCAGATACAGGCACAGGAGGCGCCTAAGGAATTACACGAGGACAAGGAGCGGAGAGGCGGTAGCACGAAGCCACCGGGGTCCTTGGAAAGCAGTGACAGTGATACCGAGACTGAGGTtgcgaaggagaagagcaaggtCACAGCTGCCACAGGCGTTTTCACGAGCGCTGCAcctactgctgctgcctctACGTCGGCTACACTCCAGCCCCCGACTGAACCGCACGCGCGAAAGCGGCTCAGCGTGAGTGGTGAGAGCTCGGGATACCATAGCACAGATAGTGAGTgggagaaggtggatgaTAACAATGGTCCCTAG
- a CDS encoding anaphase promoting complex subunit 2, with the protein MPSTISASRKRVFGSVFPPAYFTTAPASRLASAKSPPQSEPAERIDDQEQYGKETWDRAWRVATEFLQLPSDGLADLMQSDDGEFLQRWRGHSSFTKEVKDALDYLILPLAQGESLATEQQSILEWYRLEIRVHFLRNFHEVLAKVLDSEDKGQLQAIVRTLGLARRLYFAPFVEYLLPLLNHADQERELRAMAYTFQMVVGYALPWTRVSELLFRELTRDALIVLGIDALDEEANFEDSVSVDNMEVDRQFSVSYQDWREEPSAEVRMQMMAEYEDVRVVATRERLLSLLRSLQLVGLGGDKAQKVFASVMDMMLTVFIESAYANQWEGPSLVSQHLRQWIENVFARLVVQVLAIINHDETGANASGRLDVSLVDVERWQEMGISRLGSLRTRELFDIIVEWPASSGAIEDLRQFSTHPASRYCLTQAFIKVLNQRLLHPGASTIDILRVYISIIRAFNLLDPKGVLLDRVARPIRRYLRDRDDTVKVIVGGLLADPADTDESNLPSTGETLSELSAELAKAHQNSLRADSGELDWDDMNWMPDPVDAAPDYKKSKSSDVIGSLISLFESKETFVREMQNMLAERLLQKRAEFEQETSVLELLKVRFGDNALQACEVMLRDIFDSRRVDAVVRNDQGLVQSEDDTRPELHAKILSHFFWPEFPAQQFKVPPEIAALQERYATGFGSLKQSRKLTWLNGMGQVTVELDLEDRVFVDEVTTWQATVIYAFGSEEGATKTVDGLSAELGMSTALVRSACLFWVSKRILSEVQRNTFRVLEVLPNDDDTGAVGPAGVSAMESGPANAAAAADAAAAAAAKETAEAAAMEKMNLYWQFIVGMLTNQGAMPLQRIVMMLKIAVPGGFPFSNEELREFLAGMVAKGKLEIISGGNYKLVQ; encoded by the exons ATGCCTTCGACCATATCTGCCAGCCGCAAGCGCGTCTTCGGCTCCGTCTTCCCACCCGCGTATTTCACGACCGCGCCAGCATCTCGGTTAGCCAGCGCAAAAAGTCCGCCCCAATCCGAGCCTGCCGAGAGAATCGATGATCAGGAACAATATGGAAAGGAAACCTGGGATCGTGCGTGGCGTGTAGCGACTGAATTTCTGCAGTTGCCGAGCGATGGACTCGCGGATTTGATGCAGTCAGATGATGGGGAGTTCCTGCAGCGTTGGAGGGGACATTCGAGTTTCACAAAGGAGGTTAAGGATGCATTGGACTATTTGATTCTTCCGTTGGCCCAGGGGGAGAGCCTTGCGACGGAGCAGCAGAGTATACTCGAGTGGTACCGTCTGGAGATACGGGTGCATTTCCTGCGCAACTTTCACGAGGTTCTTGCAAAG GTGTTGGACTCAGAGGACAAAGGGCAGTTACAGGCTATTGTACGAACCCTAGGACTTGCACGGCGGCTGTACTTTGCTCCCTTCGTGGAGTACTTGCTACCGCTCCTGAACCATGCCGACCAGGAACGGGAGCTCCGCGCAATGGCGTATACGTTCCAGATGGTGGTAGGATATGCCCTGCCTTGGACACGAGTATCAGAGTTGCTCTTCCGAGAGCTCACAAGAGACGCGCTCATTGTCCTGGGGATTGACGCACTGGATGAGGAAGCGAACTTTGAGGACAGTGTCAGTGTGGATAATATGGAGGTCGACCGGCAGTTCTCGGTCTCCTACCAGGATTGGCGGGAAGAACCGTCCGCGGAGGTTCGAATGCAGATGATGGCAGAGTACGAGGATGTACGAGTCGTTGCGACGCGCGAACGCCTGCTGTCCCTACTGAGAAGCTTGCAGCTCGTTGGCTTAGGCGGGGACAAGGCCCAAAAGGTCTTTGCCAGCGTGATGGACATGATGTTGACGGTGTTTATTGAATCCGCATATGCCAACCAGTGGGAGGGGCCGTCGTTGGTCAGCCAGCACCTGCGACAGTGGATTGAGAATGTGTTTGCTCGGTTGGTTGTGCAGGTTCTGGCGATTATCAATCACGACGAGACTGGAGCGAATGCCTCCGGACGTCTGGATGTAAGTTTGGTGGATGTGGAAAGGTGGCAAGAGATGGGAATCTCGCGCCTGGGGTCACTCCGGACCCGCGAGCTGTTTGATATCATTGTCGAGTGGCCTGCGAGCAGCGGTGCGATTGAGGACTTGCGACAATTTTCGACACATCCGGCCTCCAGGTACTGTCTGACGCAAGCGTTCATCAAGGTGCTCAACCAACGGTTGTTGCATCCCGGGGCGTCAACCATTGACATCTTACGAGTGTATATTTCTATCATCCGCGCGTTCAATCTCCTAGATCCCAAAGGTGTCTTGCTGGACCGAGTTGCTCGGCCCATTCGCAGGTACCTACGCGATCGCGATGATACTGTCAAGGTTATTGTGGGTGGGCTTTTGGCGGATCCTGCTGACACAGACGAGTCCAATCTCCCGTCTACTGGAGAGACTCTTTCAGAGCTGTCTGCCGAGCTAGCCAAGGCACATCAGAACTCGCTGCGGGCCGATTCTGGCGAGCTGGACTGGGATGATATGAACTGGATGCCGGACCCGGTGGACGCGGCGCCGGACTACAAAAAGTCTAAGAGTTCCGATGTCATTGGCAGTCTGATCAGTCTTTTCGAGTCCAAGGAGACTTTCGTCAGAGAAATGCAGAACATGCTGGCTGAGCGTCTGCTCCAAAAACGCGCCGAATTCGAGCAGGAAACGTCCGTTCTGGAACTGCTCAAGGTGCGCTTCGGGGACAATGCCCTGCAGGCATGCGAAGTCATGTTACGGGACATCTTTGACTCTCGCCGGGTCGATGCCGTAGTCCGCAACGACCAAGGGCTCGTCCAGTCGGAAGACGACACCCGGCCTGAGCTGCATGCGAAGATTCTCTCTCACTTCTTCTGGCCCGAATTCCCAGCGCAGCAATTCAAGGTGCCTCCGGAGATTGCGGCGCTGCAGGAACGCTACGCGACAGGATTCGGATCGCTCAAACAGTCCCGCAAACTCACCTGGCTCAACGGGATGGGCCAGGTCACCGTCGAGCTGGATCTCGAGGACCGAGTGTTTGTGGACGAGGTGACGACCTGGCAGGCCACCGTGATCTACGCCTTTGGCTCTGAGGAAGGGGCCACCAAAACCGTGGACGGATTATCGGCTGAACTGGGCATGTCGACAGCGCTCGTGCGCAGTGCCTGTCTGTTCTGGGTCAGTAAACGCATCCTGAGCGAAGTGCAGCGCAATACCTTTCGCGTCCTGGAGGTCCTGCCCAACGACGATGACACGGGAGCCGTCGGCCCCGCTGGCGTGTCAGCAATGGAGTCTGGTCCGGCCAACGCCGCGGCCGCAGCCGAtgcagcggcggcggcggcagccaaggagacggccgaggcggcggcgatggagaagatgaaccTGTACTGGCAATTCATCGTTGGCATGTTGACCAACCAAGGCGCGATGCCACTGCAGCGCATCGTGATGATGCTCAAGATCGCGGTGCCGGGGGGATTTCCATTCAGCAACGAGGAGCTGCGCGAGTTTCTTGCGGGCATGGTCGCCAAGGGCAAGCTGGAGATTATCAGCGGAGGGAACTACAAATTAGTGCAGTAG
- a CDS encoding TauD/TfdA family dioxygenase produces MTCNVDKYNKVDPNRNDMAVTQLAPPLSLFPDGLKTTGQHPPLYEHLQPFERFPKEITGPTVWTADEYRAHPEKWTHRFTPEELDELSRAGDEFINSKIPLTGISKKNFPLPTLSAYLLALRDELLNGRGFILFKGLPVQTWGNHKSAVVYMGLGTYLGYFVSQNSRGHVLGHVKDLGEDPSQIDKVRIYRTNARQFFHADDADIVGLLCIARALEGGESDIVSSHAVYNSLARERPDVLKTLTQPIWYFDRKGETSKGQDEYIRTSVMYLERGENPRVYTKWDPYYVRSLTRFSDAGIIPPLSAAQLEALQVLEDTCLQNALHMVLEVGDIQFLANSHVLHARTAYKDHAPPAPRRHLMRLWLATPEDEGGWRLPFWDSNEKKRGGIQVDDQPPVAPLDAE; encoded by the exons ATGACATGCAACGTAGACAAGTACAACAAAGTAGACCCCAATCGGAACGATATGGCCGTCACACAGCTCGCACctcccctctccctcttccccgACGGCCTCAAGACAACAGGCCAACACCCCCCTCTCTACGAACACCTCCAGCCCTTCGAGCGCTTCCCCAAGGAAATCACAGGCCCCACGGTCTGGACCGCAGACGAGTACCGCGCTCACCCCGAGAAATGGACGCATCGGTTTACCCCGGAGGAGTTGGACGAGCTGAGTCGCGCAGGGGATGAGTTTATCAATAGCAAGATTCCTCTGACCGGGATTTCAAAA AAAAACTTCCCCCTCCCAACCCTAAGCGCCTACCTGCTCGCCCTGCGGGATGAACTACTCAACGGCCGAggcttcatcctcttcaagggCCTCCCCGTCCAGACATGGGGAAACCACAAATCCGCCGTCGTGTACATGGGTCTCGGGACGTACCTGGGCTACTTCGTCAGCCAGAACAGCCGCGGCCACGTCCTCGGCCACGTCAAGGACCTAGGCGAGGATCCCTCGCAGATCGACAAGGTGCGCATCTATCGCACTAACGCGAG GCAGTTCTTCCACGCCGACGACGCGGATATCGTCGGTCTGCTATGCATCGCGCGCGCGCTTGAAGGCGGCGAGTCGGATATTGTCTCCTCGCATGCCGTGTACAACAGCCTTGCGCGGGAGAGGCCCGACGTGCTTAAGACGCTAACGCAGCCAATCTGGTATTTTGATCGCAAGGGCGAGACCTCCAAGGGTCAGGATGAGTACATCCGGACGAGTGTGATGTATCTCGAGCGCGGCGAGAACCCGCGTGTGTATACCAA GTGGGATCCGTACTATGTCCGCTCGCTCACCCGCTTCTCCGATGCGGGAATCATCCCCCCGCTGTCTGCGGCGCAGCTCGAGGCGCTGCAGGTGCTGGAGGACACGTGTCTGCAGAACGCGCTGCATATGGTTCTGGAGGTCGGCGATATCCAGTTCCTGGCTAACTCGCATGTGCTGCATGCGCGGACGGCGTACAAGGACCATGCGCCGCCGGCGCCGAGGCGGCACCTGATGCGGTTGTGGTTGGCGacgccggaggatgagggcggTTGGAGGTTGCCGTTCTGGGATAGtaatgagaagaagcgagGGGGGATCCAGGTGGATGATCAGCCTCCCGTGGCGCCGTTGGATGCGGAGTAG
- a CDS encoding type 1 glutamine amidotransferase yields the protein MHLHIAIFDLDVPVPTVYTTRGLYSSQFTRLLAAAAARLSQSQSLAPGKEITIRTSSYDVIGGIFPPAHLLQRSPPGAGGKERIDGILLTGSSASVYRADLHPWISSLRTFLAEVYVNYPHIKLFGSCFGHQMLAQTLVPGCVVEACPGGYEIGVHAIALEEEFAAKLGCSSLSSLTSAPVAERKKEMRLQFIHGDWVVCEAGLPDDWVNLGSTPRCPIQGLYRRGRVLTFQGHFEFDVFVNRETCLEFGRRWGWDGQMVERYLKAIEAGDGQDDAEVAAEMVVWFFAGEDVRAPPDGVDDKEVNMIEGGGLLTPPLE from the coding sequence ATGCACCTCCACATCGCCATCTTCGACCTCGACGTCCCCGTTCCAACCGTCTACACCACACGAGGCCTCTACAGCTCGCAATTCACCCGTCTCCTCGCTGCCGCCGCAGCACGTCTCTCCCAGTCGCAATCCTTGGCCCCGGGTAAAGAAATAACAATACGAACCTCGTCCTACGATGTCATCGGGGGGATCTTCCCCCCAgcgcatctcctccagcgctcTCCACCAGGCGCGGGAGGAAAGGAACGCATAGACGGCATCCTCCTTACCGGCTCCTCCGCCTCAGTCTACCGCGCAGACTTGCATCCGTGGATATCCTCGCTGCGGACGTTTCTAGCTGAGGTATATGTCAACTACCCGCACATCAAACTCTTCGGCTCGTGTTTCGGGCATCAGATGCTCGCGCAGACGCTTGTCCCGGGGTGTGTGGTTGAGGCGTGTCCGGGGGGTTATGAGATTGGGGTGCATGCTATTGCGCTAGAGGAGGAGTTTGCGGCGAAGCTGGGGTGTTCTTCACTATCGTCCCTGACGTCAGCACCAGTGgcagagaggaagaaggagatgagGCTGCAGTTTATCCATGGGGATTGGGTTGTATGTGAGGCGGGGCTGCCGGATGACTGGGTGAATCTTGGGTCAACGCCGCGGTGTCCTATCCAGGGACTGTATCGTCGCGGACGGGTGTTGACCTTTCAGGGGCACTTTGAGTTCGATGTGTTTGTGAATAGAGAGACATGCCTCGAGTTTGGGAGAAGGTGGGGGTGGGATGGGCAGATGGTAGAAAGGTATTTGAAGGCGATTGAGGCGGGTGATGGGCAGGATGATGCAGAGGTTGCGGCGGAGATGGTGGTTTGGTTCTTTGCTGGCGAGGATGTGAGAGCTCCTCccgatggtgttgatgataAGGAGGTGAACATGATAGAAGGAGGAGGGCTGTTGACGCCTCCGTTGGAGTAG
- a CDS encoding lactonase family protein: MLGDKMLGYLPLFASLASAATLYATHYSGAVYTLSLTHRNGKYNLSLASDMTTCGGMPSWLTLDRDTTTSTLYCSDETGDATTNGTLTSYAVGKDGSLTQLAKVVDVGGGVHSVVYEGEGGAKYIAIAHYSGSAVSTFALPLESGDEPLQILRYQTPPGPLPQQDSSHPHQIILDPTGSFILVPDLGTDQVRVYAIDKQSGQLNTCPSLNYTPGSGPRHGLFWSSHHSHRDGLRIQKTAALTAPHTILYTVSELSRHFHAFAVSYLPSGCLGFRETQDFVPYPGGEITEGASLAELQQAGSNLYASIRSDHAFSGNDSLATLNRSQNGTVTFQELTSSYGLVPRTFVINRAGTLVAIGDQSSSNVAIVSRDSASGKLGDLVANLQVGEPGKPGTSTGLSSVIWAE; the protein is encoded by the exons ATGCTAGGAGACAAAATGCTAGGCTATCTCCCCCTGTTCGCGTCGCTGGCTTCCGCCGCAACCCTGTATGCCACCCACTACAGTGGCGCTGTTTACACCCTCTCCCTCACCCATCGCAATGGCAAGTACAATCTGTCTCTCGCGTCGGACATGACCACCTGCGGCGGCATGCCGAGTTGGTTGACCCTGGACCGCGACACGACCACGAGCACTCTCTACTGCTCCGACGAGACAGGCGACGCGACGACAAATGGCACTCTGACCTCTTACGCCGTCGGCAAAGATGGATCGCTCACGCAGCTCGCAAAGGTGGTTGACGTTGGTGGTGGCGTCCACAGCGTCGTGTacgaaggagaaggcggcgCAAAGTACATCGCCATTGCACATTA CTCCGGTTCGGCGGTATCGACCTTTGCCCTCCCCCTCGAATCTGGGGACGAGCCACTACAGATCCTGCGCTACCAGACACCACCAGGCCCCCTTCCCCAGCAGGACTCCTCCCATCCCCACCAGATCATCCTCGATCCTACAGGCTCGTTCATCCTCGTCCCTGACCTAGGCACTGATCAGGTTCGCGTTTACGCAATTGACAAGCAATCGGGTCAACTAAACACCTGCCCCAGCCTCAACTACACCCCCGGCAGTGGACCGCGGCATGGCCTTTTCTGGTCTTCCCACCACTCGCATCGCGATGGTCTGCGCATCCAGAAAACTGCCGCCCTAACCGCCCCACACACAATTCTGTATACAGTCAGTGAATTGAGCCGCCACTTCCACGCTTTCGCCGTCTCGTACCTCCCCTCTGGCTGTCTCGGCTTCCGAGAGACTCAGGATTTCGTGCCATACCCGGGCGGGGAAATCACCGAGGGCGCATCGCTGGCCGAGCTGCAGCAAGCCGGATCAAACTTGTATGCCTCGATCCGCAGCGACCATGCCTTCTCCGGCAATGACTCATTGGCCACCCTCAACCGCTCTCAGAACGGCACCGTGACCTTTCAGGAACTTACCTCTTCCTATGGCCTGGTTCCCCGTACCTTTGTCATCAACAGGGCCGGCACCCTGGTCGCTATCGGGGACCAGTCCTCTTCCAATGTTGCCATTGTCTCCCGGGATAGCGCGAGTGGAAAGCTGGGTGACCTGGTCGCTAACCTCCAGGTCGGAGAGCCCGGGAAGCCCGGGACTTCAACAGGCCTGAGCAGCGTCATCTGGGCAGAGTAA
- the rfeD gene encoding uncharacterized protein gives MQTMPPRASLTGSFSVTDANNEVVCPLKNNDGSNCRKRCLGEKRYRSMQEHIRRAHPNHYIPKLPATEESFLLMVTTPPDQRAHISPPNQASSRRHNDRDIYVADASSPATPRGIDEAHPAAATAAVALAQLHHHRLASDWDTDMEVHSDNDIGRDRMRSSIELPPLRDHFKQEPLPPFSSPRPRELLPSILNHSPPGRSSTLPPIQRRDKLPRPRRSSISRKLKHDRTRSKDYGRRPSLGDRKALSAEPQTAAWAQGKRWEDLIEAATSATEADDEQNSDIGRSPTIPPLISNITSAPAQNRSSLPPAFQSGSLPPPASHRPFPPHSYAASPLHKSLTPPPFETRSRDGDLEPFPSIESSIDSASTTSGKNPNYGRNMGASANSDSSPVLNLFPPSASQRQHHRFSNPTPASFRNKEIQIYCASCKRPWPLNECYACTECICGVCRECVGMFVSSPPVSFKNVTSSPGSAVTSNSAGYGPTSYPSPRGCPRCRTVGGKWKAFQIEIR, from the exons ATGCAGACAATGCCACCCCGAGCGTCCCTGACCGGCTCCTTCTCTGTCACTGACGCCAATAATGAGGTTGTCTGTCCATTGAAGAATAATGATGGCTCCAATTGCCGCAAAAGATGCCTGGGT GAGAAACGGTATCGCTCCATGCAGGAGCATATTCGACGAGCCCATCCCAACCACTACATTCCGAAGCTCCCGGCTACCGAAGAGAGCTTTCTCTTGATGGTCACCACGCCTCCGGATCAGCGTGCCCATATATCCCCTCCGAACCAAGCTTCATCTCGAAGACATAATG ACCGAGATATTTACGTTGCGGATGCCAGCTCGCCTGCAACCCCCCGTGGCATCGATGAAGCtcatcctgcagctgcaaCAGCCGCTGTTGCATTGGCTCAATTGCACCATCACCGTTTAGCGTCGGACTGGGATACTGATATG GAGGTTCACTCAGATAACGACATTGGTCGAGACCGCATGCGATCATCAATCGAACTGCCACCCCTGCGTGACCACTTCAAGCAAGAACCGCTACCTCCATTTTCGTCGCCGCGTCCGCGAGAACTGCTTCCTTCTATTCTCAACCACTCTCCTCCCGGTCGCTCATCGACACTACCTCCTATCCAGCGAAGAGACAAGCTACCGCGTCCGCGCAGGTCTTCTATCTCTCGCAAGCTAAAGCATGACCGGACAAGGTCGAAAGATTATGGAAGACGTCCTAGCCTAGGGGATCGCAAGGCACTTTCGGCTGAGCCTCAAACGGCGGCTTGGGCGCAAGGCAAGCGGTGGGAGGACCTGATTGAGGCGGCCACCTCGGCCActgaagcagatgatgaacaaAACTCGGAT ATCGGTCGCTCACCGACCATTCCCCCTCTGATTTCTAACATAACGTCGGCTCCCGCTCAAAATCGTTCGTCGTTACCACCTGCTTTTCAGTCCGGAAGTCTGCCTCCACCTGCATCGCACCGCCCGTTCCCGCCTCACTCTTACGCGGCTTCCCCTTTACACAAATCCCTCACACCGCCGCCTTTTGAGACTCGCAGCCGGGACGGTGATCTCGAGCCTTTCCCTTCTATTGAATCCTCTATCGATTCGGCGTCCACAACATCCGGCAAAAATCCCAATTACGGAAGAAACATGGGAGCCTCTGCGAATTCAGACTCCAGTCCAGTTCTGAATCTATTCCCACCTTCTGCGTCgcagcgccagcaccacCGGTTCTCGAACCCAACCCCCGCGTCATTCCGAAACAAGGAAATCCAGATATACTGCGCGAGCTGCAAGCGGCCGTGGCCCCTGAACGAATGTTATGCGTGCACCGAGTGCATCTGCGGTGTATGCCGGGAGTGTGTGGGAATGTTCGTTAGCAGTCCTCCCGTCTCGTTCAAGAACGTGACCTCCAGTCCCGGCAGCGCAGTGACCAGCAACAGCGCCGGGTACGGTCCTACCAGCTACCCGAGTCCGCGTGGATGTCCACGGTGTCGGACTGTCGGTGGCAAATGGAAAGCATTTCAAATCGAAATCAGGTGA